The DNA region CGCCGATCGTGACGACGGCCGGACTCGTCACGCAGACGGCCGGCACGCAGACCGGTCTCGGCGCACCGCTTGGCGGCGTGCTCGCGCAAGTGGGCGGCGCGTTGAGCTCCGCCGGCTCGCAAGTGGGCGGCGCCACGAAGAATCCGCTCGGCGCCGATCTCGGCACGGTGGTCGGCTCGCTCGGCAACACGGTGACGAACGCCGGCGGTCTCGTCAATCCGAACGGCCCGAATGGCGCGCTGCCGATTCCCGGATTGATTACGAGTCTCGTGGGCAGCGCGAATGTGAACGTCGCCGATGGACCGCCCGCCAGCAGCAACCCGTTCGGCCCACTGCAAAGTTCGCTGGCGAGTCTCGGGCTCGGCGGCAATCCGGTCGGCTCGCTCTCGACGCTGCTCGGCGGCACGCCGCTCGCCGGGTTGACCTCGGCGCTGAGCGGCACGCCGCTGGGTTCGTTGACGTCGGGTCTTAACAGCACGCCGCTGAGCTCGCTGACTTCGACGCTGGGCGGCTCGGGTAGCGCATCGAATCCGCTCTCGACGCTCACCGGCGCGCTTGCCGGCGTCACGAACGGCACGTCGGGCGGCGGCGCTCAGGCGCTCGCGCCGGTGACCGCGCTGGTCGGGCAGTTGACCGGCACGCTCGGCTCGGCGGCAGGCTCGACGAGCGGCTCGAGCTCGCCGACGAGCGGCTTGACGACCCTGCTCGGCGGTGTGCTGCCGGCAAGCCATAAGTAGCAAACCTAACTGTTTTAACGCATCGAACGCATCGGCCATCGCCTGAGACTTGCTCGAGGCAAGCTCGTCGGATGGCGCATGAGACTGCGAGTCAGGCAATGCGCATAAGCCATCCGACTCATCACGTGCTCCGGTTTCTTCTGCCAAGGCTCAAGCGCCACGGAGCATGTGACGTAATACATGCAAGCACGGCAGTATGCATCGAGCCACCTATAAGCGTTCGCAATCCGCCCGGCCAGGCGACGCGCGCGCGACACAAGAACGGCATACGAGGAAAATCCGATGAAACTCGGGTATCGCAGCACCAGGACCGTCGTACTCGCTGCGATTGCGGCGAGCACCCTGCAGATGCAGGCACACGCGCAGTCCCGCCCAGGCAGTTCGGCCGTCGGCGGCAATCCCATGGATTCGCTCCCGCAGATCAAGGCGCCCGACAAGGGCCCGAACGTGACCGTGCAGGTCGCACCGCAAGCTCCCCAACTCGAGGCATTGCTCGCCCGCCACATCACGCCCTCGCGCATTCAGGTCGAAGGCGTGAAGTCCATTCCATTCGACGAAGTCGCACAACGCTTCACGCCGCTCGTCGGCAAGGACACGACGATCGGCGATCTGATCCAGGTCGCCAACGGCGTCACAAAGCTCTATCAGGAGCGCGGCTTCGCGCTGTCGTTCGCGTTCATTCCGGCGCAGACATTCGAAGGCGGCGTGGTGCGCGTAACGGTGGTGGAAGGCTACGTGTCCGCGGTCAAGGTAACGGGCAAGGCCGGCGCCGTGGAGGACAAGATCCGCGCGATCGCCGACCACATCACCGCCGACCGCCCATTGCGGCGCGCCACCTTCGAGCGTTATGTCAACGTGCTCGGCCTGCTGCCGGGCGTGAAGGTCGCGGCTAACGTGCCGCCGCCGCAGAACACCGACGGCGCCACTACGCTCGAACTGAACGTGGAGCGCAAGCCGTTCGACGTGAGCACCGGGATCGATTTCAATCATCCCGGTGTGCAAGGATTGTTGACCGCCACCGAAAACGGACTGACCTCCTTCGGCGAACAGTTGAGCGTGTCGGCCTTGTTGCCGAAGGGGCGTGACAACGTCACCTATCTCGCCGCCCACGGCGCGGTGCCGATCGGCAGCAACGGGCTGCTCGCGAAGATCGACGCCTCGCACTATCGCGGCAATCCGACCGACAATCCCGGACTTCCGTCTTCCATCGAACGCACGGTCATCAATGACAAGATAGGCGGCTCGCTCGCGTATCCGATCCTCTTGAGCAACACGCAAAGCGTGATCGGCACGGCCTCGGTCTACGCATCGCACGATGAGGATCGCTACAACAACCACGATACGGGTGCGCAGCTCGGTTTCCGTTCGCAAATACGGGTCTTGCAATTGCAGGCCGACTATACCGGCGTGCAGACCGGCCAGGTACGCCGCGCGAGTGTCAACGTGGCCAAGGCATTCGACATTCTGGGCGCATCGAAATCCGGCGACTCCAATGTGCCGGGCTCGCCGGTCACCAATCCCGCTTCGATCAACTTCGTGCGCACCGGCGCCAGCTTTTCGCAAACCAATGAGTGGCCCCTGAAGATCGGCACTGCGGTCTCGCTGACCGGTCAATACAGCGGCGTGTCGCTGCCGACTTCGGAACAGATCTCGTTCGGTGCGCAGCGCTTTGCGCAAGGCTATCAACCGGGCGAAGCATCGGGCGACTCGGGCTGGGGTGCGATGTTCGAAGTCAATCGTGCGTTCACGCCGGGCCTCACGTATCTGCGCACGCTCACGCCCTACGTGTCGTTCGACATGGCGCGTGTCTATCTGCATGCAGGCACGCCCTCGCCTTCGAGGCTCTCGTCGATCGCGTTCGGCTTCCGGATCTCGGACGCGAAGTACTACAGCCTGGATCTGTCGGTGGCCAAAGCGATTGGCGATGCGCCGGTGGAAAGCGCGTCACGCAGTCCGCGCATCAACGCGACGTTCTCGTATCAACTGAACTGATTCAACAGAGTGCCGCGGCCTGATTAGAGGGTCCACTATCAAACGACGCGCGCACTTTCACGTATTCTGCGCAGACGATGTTGCGACCGGCGGCGCGCAAGCCGCGTTCCGCCGGTCGCGCACCGAACCGGGAACCTGAGAGCCCAGACAGGCATCACCAGGCATCATGGCGGCCGATGTCCGAAGACCGCCCGAGACGCCAATAACGCCGCGCGACCATGATCGCGCCGTCTTTAATCAAGGAGGAAGACAATGATCCCATTCACCCAACGTGTTCGCGCAATCGCGCTTCGCTCGGTCAAACAAGCCGCGATGGCCGGCGTACTGCTCGCCAGCGCCGTGACGGCCATGGCGCAGGCCGACAGCCCGGTCGGCACCTGGCAAACCATCGACGATCACACCGGCCAGCCGAAAGCGCTCGTGCAGATCGCGCAGGACGGCAACGGTTCGCTCAACGGCAAGGTGATCAAGGGACTCGGCGCGAACGACCAGCCGGATCGCCGCTGCACGGCCTGTACCGACGCGCGCAAGGATCAACCGATTCTCGGCATGACGATCATCAGCGAGATGAAGAAGGACGGCGACGCCTGGGACCACGGGCAGATTCTCGACCCGGAAAACGGCAAGGTCTACAAGTGCAAGATGCACCTGGAAGAGGGGGGAAACAAACTGGTGGTGCGCGGCTATATCGGCGTGTCGTTGCTGGGCCGCTCGCAGACATGGGTGCGTCAGCAATGATGCGCGGGTAGTTCACGTTCGGCGGACTGAGGCCGCTGTGAGGCGCCCTCCTCTGCGCCGAAGCGCCGGGGCTTCTGGCAGACCCCCCGGCGCTTCGGCGAGAAACGCAACAAACGCCGAAAACGCAACAAAAAATGCCGGAGGCGCTCGGGCCGAGAGTCCCGCGAGAGCGGGCCCGCCGCCACAATCGTCCGGCCGTTTCTTTTGCTCGAAGTCGCCCGGCTGAGCCGGTCATGCAGCGTGTTTGAAGGGCGAATGGAACGCGAACGGTGACGACGGCAGCGGCTGAGGCGATGCCGGGCTGAACACCGCGGGCGCGACAACCGGCGCCTTTTCCGATGCAGCGCTCTTCTGTTCCGCATTCACGTGCGAACGCATACGACCTTCCATCAGCGCGCACAGCTCTTCGCTCGCCGCACCGAACAGTTGCTCCATCACGCGTTTGAGGACACCGGATTCATACCACGCCTTGAAGCGGCGATGGCAGGTCTGATAGGAAGGGTATCGACGCGGCATGGCGGACCAGGTGGCGCCGCTGTACATGACCCACAGCACGCCATTGAGCACCGAGCGCGTATTGG from Paraburkholderia aromaticivorans includes:
- a CDS encoding collagen-like triple helix repeat-containing protein; amino-acid sequence: MSTQRFFSLHTTCATVSSLRTPLIAVAVAGMLAACGGSTVSAPPTTSSTGSGSGSGSTTTGSGTTKTGTTGLATAAAQTTSDLGSTIASQTIPGLSPQVTQGLGNAVSSTSGTLSALANAVSSGVGQTGTTANPVGTTVAGLGSVVGSTSGVVQGLSTAVGGLGSGNLAPLSPLTTPLASTLATAAGALNAGGATLGNSLGSVPVQQITQPISTAITPIVTTAGLVTQTAGTQTGLGAPLGGVLAQVGGALSSAGSQVGGATKNPLGADLGTVVGSLGNTVTNAGGLVNPNGPNGALPIPGLITSLVGSANVNVADGPPASSNPFGPLQSSLASLGLGGNPVGSLSTLLGGTPLAGLTSALSGTPLGSLTSGLNSTPLSSLTSTLGGSGSASNPLSTLTGALAGVTNGTSGGGAQALAPVTALVGQLTGTLGSAAGSTSGSSSPTSGLTTLLGGVLPASHK
- a CDS encoding ShlB/FhaC/HecB family hemolysin secretion/activation protein is translated as MKLGYRSTRTVVLAAIAASTLQMQAHAQSRPGSSAVGGNPMDSLPQIKAPDKGPNVTVQVAPQAPQLEALLARHITPSRIQVEGVKSIPFDEVAQRFTPLVGKDTTIGDLIQVANGVTKLYQERGFALSFAFIPAQTFEGGVVRVTVVEGYVSAVKVTGKAGAVEDKIRAIADHITADRPLRRATFERYVNVLGLLPGVKVAANVPPPQNTDGATTLELNVERKPFDVSTGIDFNHPGVQGLLTATENGLTSFGEQLSVSALLPKGRDNVTYLAAHGAVPIGSNGLLAKIDASHYRGNPTDNPGLPSSIERTVINDKIGGSLAYPILLSNTQSVIGTASVYASHDEDRYNNHDTGAQLGFRSQIRVLQLQADYTGVQTGQVRRASVNVAKAFDILGASKSGDSNVPGSPVTNPASINFVRTGASFSQTNEWPLKIGTAVSLTGQYSGVSLPTSEQISFGAQRFAQGYQPGEASGDSGWGAMFEVNRAFTPGLTYLRTLTPYVSFDMARVYLHAGTPSPSRLSSIAFGFRISDAKYYSLDLSVAKAIGDAPVESASRSPRINATFSYQLN
- a CDS encoding DUF2147 domain-containing protein, with the protein product MIPFTQRVRAIALRSVKQAAMAGVLLASAVTAMAQADSPVGTWQTIDDHTGQPKALVQIAQDGNGSLNGKVIKGLGANDQPDRRCTACTDARKDQPILGMTIISEMKKDGDAWDHGQILDPENGKVYKCKMHLEEGGNKLVVRGYIGVSLLGRSQTWVRQQ
- a CDS encoding transposase, giving the protein MSSADVFSRFGLVLFSGRGRLDIFYRGFDKGETMNPHRDINDEEWQRIAPLLPELRPRSELRGRPLANTRSVLNGVLWVMYSGATWSAMPRRYPSYQTCHRRFKAWYESGVLKRVMEQLFGAASEELCALMEGRMRSHVNAEQKSAASEKAPVVAPAVFSPASPQPLPSSPFAFHSPFKHAA